The following proteins are co-located in the Imtechella halotolerans genome:
- the bioD gene encoding dethiobiotin synthase, whose product MNTSHSYFITGIGTEVGKTVVACLFTQLLKAAYWKPIQSGDLDNSDSQQIQNLAEQVSEIIPERYRLSVPASPHESAEKDNVKIKLEEFVVPNTKHSLIVEGAGGLFVPINEEHFIIDIIEKVQLPIILVVRDYLGCINHTMLSIKALENKGIPVHILVFNGEFNPATKAIIEKHLPANTQIIQIPTLKEVNRITITTIAKELSTQLKLN is encoded by the coding sequence ATGAATACATCACATAGCTATTTTATTACCGGAATAGGGACGGAGGTAGGGAAGACGGTTGTCGCTTGTCTTTTTACCCAACTTTTAAAGGCGGCTTATTGGAAACCGATTCAATCAGGAGATTTGGATAATTCGGATAGTCAACAAATACAAAACCTAGCAGAGCAAGTATCTGAAATCATTCCAGAAAGATATCGATTAAGTGTACCGGCCTCTCCACATGAATCTGCTGAAAAGGATAATGTAAAAATCAAATTAGAAGAATTTGTAGTCCCTAACACCAAGCATTCACTTATTGTTGAAGGTGCAGGAGGGTTGTTTGTGCCGATAAATGAAGAGCATTTTATAATAGATATCATTGAAAAAGTACAATTACCAATAATCCTAGTTGTAAGGGATTACTTAGGTTGTATCAATCACACAATGCTATCGATTAAAGCTTTGGAAAATAAAGGGATTCCAGTACATATTTTAGTGTTTAATGGGGAGTTTAATCCAGCTACCAAAGCTATAATTGAAAAGCATTTACCTGCAAATACGCAAATAATTCAAATACCCACACTAAAGGAAGTAAATAGAATTACAATCACAACAATTGCCAAAGAATTATCTACTCAACTAAAATTAAATTAA
- a CDS encoding aminotransferase class I/II-fold pyridoxal phosphate-dependent enzyme — translation MKVLQEVWRTKLNERKKSYTFRRLKAESTNIDFYSNDYLGIAKSPRFEARLLNELAQWPQTVTGSTGSRLISGNTSQTEDIESFIALKHQVEAALLFSSGYTANLALFSCLLTRNDTYIIDEFVHRSIVDGCQLSQATKWKFRHNDLQHLEQLLSRTKGNVIVVVESLYSVDGDFAPLGELVNLTQRFNAELIVDESHSIGVFGNGILAQKRLYNQVLAYTISYGKAMGVHGGVVLGSSILKTYLINFASPFIFATAPPLGQVIAIKAAYCYLENHPELMLKLHQNIQFFRSFNIHALSEDGSPIQLIQIPCPESVLALTSTLAKKGITVYPLFSPTVPKGKERIRVCLHSFNLQEEITLLCNTVKNYEYIT, via the coding sequence ATGAAAGTTTTGCAAGAGGTATGGCGGACTAAACTAAATGAAAGAAAAAAGTCTTATACGTTTAGACGGTTGAAGGCAGAATCTACCAACATTGATTTTTATTCAAATGATTATTTGGGAATTGCTAAATCTCCACGATTTGAAGCCAGGCTATTAAACGAATTAGCTCAATGGCCTCAAACCGTTACTGGGTCAACCGGGTCACGATTAATCAGTGGGAATACATCACAAACCGAAGATATAGAATCGTTTATAGCCTTAAAACATCAAGTGGAGGCAGCCCTTCTTTTTTCTTCGGGATATACGGCTAATTTGGCATTATTTTCTTGTCTATTAACACGAAATGATACCTATATAATTGATGAATTCGTTCATAGGTCTATAGTTGATGGGTGTCAACTATCTCAAGCAACCAAATGGAAATTCAGACATAATGATTTGCAACATTTAGAACAACTACTATCTAGGACCAAAGGAAATGTTATTGTAGTAGTTGAGTCTCTTTATTCTGTTGATGGCGATTTTGCACCTCTTGGGGAGCTGGTGAACTTAACCCAACGCTTCAATGCTGAATTAATAGTAGATGAGTCACATTCCATTGGTGTATTTGGGAATGGGATACTGGCTCAAAAACGGCTTTATAATCAAGTATTAGCCTATACAATTTCCTATGGAAAGGCTATGGGAGTCCATGGTGGGGTAGTTCTAGGTAGTTCAATTTTAAAGACTTATTTAATCAATTTTGCCTCACCATTCATTTTTGCAACGGCGCCTCCTTTAGGGCAGGTAATTGCCATAAAAGCGGCCTATTGCTACTTGGAAAACCATCCAGAGTTAATGCTGAAATTACACCAAAACATTCAATTCTTTCGGAGTTTCAACATCCATGCATTGTCTGAGGATGGAAGTCCTATACAACTAATTCAAATACCCTGCCCAGAAAGTGTATTGGCTTTAACATCTACTTTGGCCAAAAAAGGCATTACTGTTTATCCTCTTTTTTCACCTACAGTGCCTAAAGGCAAGGAAAGAATAAGGGTATGCTTGCATTCATTCAATTTACAAGAAGAAATTACACTGCTTTGCAATACTGTTAAAAATTATGAATACATCACATAG
- a CDS encoding aminotransferase-like domain-containing protein has translation MKDSPVNSLVSSIIEIDRNSSIAIYIQIANHIEKAIQQGILIPGQKIPGARTLASQIGTHRNTVTAAYEELYTQGWIEIKANKGAFIATVLPQINLEHSTTQHYPSHTGFHFKTSVLLESVYESTSCEFIFTDGTPDIRLTQINDLSRLYSANMKRTSNRRKMNYYSQEGSQYFKQNLCTYLNTSRGLNISIDNMLITRSIEMSLFIISEIIIEPDHYVVVPNPGYFAANMVFHKNTKNILTIPVDEQGMKIDELERLCEKYPIRMVYTIPQNQYPTTSNLSAARRMQLLHLAQEYRFIIIEDNHDYDFHYENNPLLPLSTIDKSGMVIYLGSFGKSLAPGFRTGFIIAPENLIREMKKFLGIIDRQGDVLMEQALGELIEEGAIQRHLKRSIKIYKERRDLMASLLEKELEEWIQFQKPTGGLAFWITFKKSVNLMQLKRQSAHYGLFIPRTLLYQNIHFTAMRIGFGHLNENEMYQNISLLKKALLKLNKEETSTLKMN, from the coding sequence ATGAAAGATAGTCCGGTTAATTCTTTGGTAAGTAGTATAATTGAAATAGACAGAAATTCTTCCATAGCGATCTATATTCAAATTGCCAATCATATTGAAAAAGCAATACAACAGGGAATATTAATACCTGGACAGAAAATCCCGGGTGCGAGAACATTGGCATCCCAAATTGGAACCCATCGAAATACGGTTACAGCGGCCTATGAAGAATTATACACTCAAGGTTGGATTGAAATAAAAGCCAACAAAGGAGCGTTTATTGCAACCGTTCTACCCCAAATAAATTTAGAACATAGTACCACCCAGCATTATCCAAGCCATACTGGATTCCATTTCAAAACATCGGTTTTATTAGAGAGCGTATATGAAAGCACTAGTTGTGAATTTATATTTACGGACGGCACACCTGACATTAGACTTACTCAAATCAACGATTTATCACGTTTGTATAGTGCCAACATGAAAAGGACAAGTAATCGAAGAAAAATGAATTATTACTCTCAGGAAGGAAGTCAATACTTTAAACAGAATCTATGCACCTATCTCAATACCAGTAGAGGTTTAAATATTTCCATTGATAACATGCTTATCACAAGGAGTATTGAAATGAGTCTTTTTATTATTTCAGAAATAATCATTGAACCGGATCACTACGTTGTTGTTCCAAATCCTGGATACTTTGCCGCTAATATGGTCTTCCATAAAAACACCAAAAATATCCTGACAATTCCTGTAGATGAGCAAGGAATGAAAATCGATGAATTGGAAAGATTATGTGAAAAATATCCCATTCGAATGGTATACACCATTCCACAAAACCAATATCCAACGACTTCTAATTTAAGTGCTGCCAGAAGAATGCAGCTTCTTCATTTAGCGCAAGAGTATCGTTTTATCATTATTGAAGACAACCATGATTATGATTTCCATTACGAAAACAACCCATTATTACCCCTGAGTACCATAGATAAAAGTGGGATGGTTATTTACTTAGGTTCCTTCGGAAAATCATTGGCCCCTGGTTTTAGAACTGGATTTATCATCGCTCCTGAAAATCTAATTAGAGAAATGAAAAAATTCCTTGGAATTATTGATCGTCAGGGAGATGTCCTTATGGAACAAGCCTTAGGGGAACTCATTGAAGAAGGAGCTATTCAAAGGCATCTAAAAAGATCTATTAAAATTTACAAAGAACGAAGAGACCTTATGGCATCATTACTTGAAAAAGAACTTGAGGAATGGATACAATTTCAAAAACCAACAGGTGGCTTAGCTTTTTGGATTACCTTTAAAAAGAGCGTTAATTTAATGCAATTAAAAAGACAATCTGCTCATTATGGTCTATTTATACCTAGAACACTTTTGTACCAAAACATCCATTTTACTGCAATGAGGATCGGTTTTGGACATCTTAACGAAAATGAGATGTATCAAAATATTAGCTTACTAAAAAAAGCACTTTTAAAATTAAATAAGGAAGAGACAAGCACTTTAAAAATGAATTAA
- a CDS encoding alpha/beta hydrolase codes for MKKITFLLCVLMIMSSCKNKHVVANDPVPVYDSLMVASKIINEDRRINVWLPPMYKQTMDSFPVVYMPDGGITEDFPHIANTIAKLISEKQIPPFILVGIENTDRKRDLTGPTTVAYDLQYIPNPGGANNFRNFIKSELFPVIDSVYRTQPTKAIIGESAAGLFVVETFMLHPEIFDYYIAMDPALWFNEQYLVKNFESLSRGQNYQAKKFWFAGSSAEDISKHTRELESKLKNSQFKFNWKYEDEPQEEHHTIFRNTKEKAFIWALNK; via the coding sequence ATGAAAAAAATAACGTTCCTCCTGTGTGTACTAATGATAATGAGTAGCTGTAAAAATAAACATGTAGTTGCAAACGACCCAGTTCCAGTGTACGACAGCCTAATGGTGGCATCTAAAATAATAAACGAAGATCGACGCATTAATGTATGGCTACCTCCAATGTACAAGCAAACTATGGATAGTTTTCCGGTAGTCTATATGCCTGACGGAGGAATTACGGAAGACTTTCCACATATTGCAAACACTATAGCTAAATTAATCTCAGAAAAGCAAATACCTCCCTTTATACTTGTAGGAATTGAGAATACGGATCGTAAGAGGGATTTAACGGGACCAACTACAGTTGCTTATGATTTACAATATATTCCTAATCCAGGAGGAGCAAACAATTTTAGAAACTTTATTAAAAGTGAACTTTTTCCAGTTATAGATAGTGTGTATAGAACACAGCCAACAAAGGCCATAATTGGTGAATCGGCTGCTGGATTATTTGTTGTTGAAACCTTTATGTTACATCCGGAAATCTTTGATTATTATATTGCAATGGATCCGGCTTTATGGTTTAATGAGCAATACCTGGTGAAAAATTTCGAAAGTTTGAGTAGGGGTCAAAATTATCAAGCCAAGAAATTTTGGTTTGCGGGCTCTAGCGCAGAAGATATCTCTAAACATACAAGGGAGCTCGAAAGTAAATTAAAAAATAGTCAATTTAAATTTAATTGGAAGTACGAGGATGAACCTCAAGAGGAGCATCATACTATTTTTCGAAATACCAAGGAAAAGGCATTCATTTGGGCTTTAAATAAGTAG
- a CDS encoding SGNH/GDSL hydrolase family protein, with translation MKKLILLLNIILTTQLGLYAQNDSKNRISETNMSILFVGNSLTYSNDLPTLVKKIAKEHGVKIDVNMVAFPNYALIDHWNEGKVQKKIGKKEYNFVIIQQGPSSGNEGRNMLIEYGKKISELSGFNDAKLCYFMVWPSLTNYHTFDRVINNYKEAAAVNNAILIPVGAVWKQHFDTTKDFKFYDADGFHPSEDGSRMAAKVIFESLFKE, from the coding sequence ATGAAGAAATTAATACTACTGTTAAATATCATACTTACTACCCAATTGGGTTTGTATGCTCAAAATGATTCAAAGAATAGAATTAGTGAAACAAATATGTCAATATTGTTTGTGGGGAATAGTCTAACGTATTCAAATGATCTTCCAACCCTGGTCAAGAAAATTGCCAAAGAACATGGAGTAAAAATAGATGTAAATATGGTGGCTTTTCCAAACTATGCTCTTATTGACCATTGGAACGAGGGTAAGGTCCAAAAAAAGATTGGCAAAAAGGAATATAATTTTGTTATTATACAACAAGGACCTTCCTCTGGGAATGAAGGAAGAAACATGCTTATTGAGTATGGTAAAAAGATTAGTGAATTAAGTGGCTTTAATGATGCCAAGCTATGTTATTTTATGGTTTGGCCATCTTTAACCAACTACCACACTTTTGATAGAGTCATAAATAATTATAAAGAAGCAGCCGCTGTAAATAACGCTATTTTAATTCCAGTCGGTGCTGTTTGGAAACAGCATTTTGACACGACAAAAGATTTTAAATTTTATGATGCTGATGGATTTCACCCTTCGGAAGATGGAAGTAGGATGGCCGCAAAAGTGATTTTTGAGTCCTTGTTTAAAGAGTAA
- a CDS encoding Crp/Fnr family transcriptional regulator, protein MLDSIDQRLFSKYPLETHGEIWKKLTPLLFSNKTVLPKDILCFLQKGTIRKYISLVKKEFTEEISVDFYFEGEIFTAKADNEIENQFVYTPISNGVLWYVDMEEVRKLFAESKLCSTTQKVFLEEKLREKTLREIQLLKSSPKEMYVYLLENKPHFIKHVPLKYLASYIGITPQALSRIRKQIN, encoded by the coding sequence ATGTTGGATTCAATTGATCAACGCCTCTTTTCAAAATACCCACTAGAAACACATGGTGAAATTTGGAAAAAGCTCACACCTTTACTTTTCTCAAATAAAACTGTGCTACCAAAAGACATTTTGTGCTTTCTCCAAAAAGGTACGATTCGAAAATATATAAGTTTAGTCAAAAAAGAATTCACTGAAGAAATATCTGTTGATTTCTATTTTGAAGGGGAGATTTTTACAGCCAAAGCCGATAACGAAATTGAAAATCAATTCGTATATACTCCTATTAGCAATGGAGTTTTGTGGTACGTTGATATGGAAGAAGTACGGAAATTATTTGCTGAGTCGAAGCTCTGCAGTACCACTCAGAAGGTGTTTTTGGAAGAAAAACTACGTGAAAAAACACTTCGTGAAATTCAACTTTTAAAGTCCTCTCCTAAAGAAATGTATGTGTACCTATTAGAAAACAAACCTCATTTCATAAAACATGTCCCTCTTAAATATTTAGCATCCTACATTGGCATTACACCGCAAGCATTAAGTCGTATTAGAAAGCAAATTAATTAA